The sequence below is a genomic window from Aureispira sp. CCB-E.
TTTGGATGTTTTGGAAGGTTACCATGTTGCAGAAAAACAAATGACAAAGCAATTGAGAGAAATGGCTAGTGAAGCTTTAGGGGGAGATACACAAAGAGGCTTGTCGATCAATGTACAGCGTTGGGGGCAGACTTTTAAGCATATTATTTTACCCGTTTGGATTTGTTCTTATATTTACAACGACAAAACCTATCACTTTGCAGTTAATGGTCAGACAGGAAAAATTAGTGGAACGAAGCCTACATCTTGGTTTAAAGTAGCTGGATTAGTTCTATTGATTGTCGCAATTATTGCATTGATTGTATTCTTTGCTCGATAGTGATATGGTAAAAGCATTATAAAAAAATAGATCAAATCAATGAAAAAGTTATTGGTAGTTTACCTTCTTTTACTTAGTTATTGGGGGAGCTTTGGGCAAGATAATTCAACTACATTTTCCTCTCCATACCGTCTATCTTGGGCAGTGGATGTTCCAATTATCACTACAGCAGTAGGCGCAGGGGTAACTTATTTAATCTTGGATAGCCAAACACCTGTTTTGTCAGAAAGTTATATCAATTCTTTGAACCGAAGGGATGTGTGGGGCGTAGATCAAGCAGCGACTTATAACTGGTCGATGCCAGTGGCGAGGGTTAGCGATGTTTTTTTGTATACAAGTTTTGCGGTACCGTTTACATTGTTAGCAGATCGCAAGGTTCGCAAAGATTATTTAAAAATTGGATTGATGTATGCTGAAACGATTGCTTTGACAGGAGCTTTGACTAGTTTGACCAAAAATATCGTTAGACGTCCTCGTCCATTTGTGTACAACGAAAATGTTGCTCTGCATTATAAACAAGAAAAAGATGCCCAATATGCTTTCTTTTCTGGGCATACCTCTATGACGGCAGCAATGTGTTTTATGACGGCTAAAATTTTTCAAGATTATAACAAAGGAAGCAAAGCTATTCCTTGGGTATGGGCAGCAGCAGCTACTTTTCCTGCCGTAACAGGGGTGTTGAGGCAACAGGCAGGCAAGCATTTTTGGACAGATGTGGTAACAGGTTATTTAGTAGGGGCGGCAATTGGTTTTTTAATTCCTGAATTGCATCGAATTGATTTGTTTCAGAAAAAGAAAGCTGTTAAACCTTCTGTGAGTTTTTAAAAGGCAAAAAAGTTGATTACTAAAAAGATAGAAAGGGCAATAGTAATAATAAGAGGATAAAATAATAAAAATAAAATAACTTTGAAGCTGGTTTTGATTGCTGATTGTTGATAAGCGTTTTTTAACGAAAGAATAAAATAAACGCCAATAACAATTAAAGTATATAGGATAGGACCAAGTAGGTGATTGTTGTTAATTAATAAGTAAATAAACAAGATCGTACAAGCCATAAAGATAAACGTATGAAGGTGCAATGCATATACGATGTGCTCAATATAAGTTCTCTCGCGTCGTATGTATAATGATTTTAGTAGCAGCGCAATAAATGGGATGGAAACTAAAATAATCCAAGAAATATGGCTTAGCAAGTAAATTTGAAAATTTCCTGGTGTCTTGATTGCCTTAGATAGTTGTATGACAAATTGTTTTTGAAAGAAACCTCTTATGTTGTACTTGTTAATAATTTCTTCCCCATCTAGCTTGTATAAATCTTCCATAAGAATATTATCGTCGCTCCCAAAGGAAAGAAATGAGTTGCCAAGTCCCTTTAATATATTGTTTTGATCTAATAGACTATCAATCATTTGGTGGTCAGTAGAATCTGGAAAGGCAAGAAAAAATTGCGTGCGAAGGGAGTCTTTATACAATTCAATCTGGACATTCTTATCCATATCTTGTCCAAATTTTTGGAGGTCAGCAAGGACAAAGTTGAGCAGAATAAAGGCAATAGTTAACCCAAATAAAAATAAACGAATGGGAGTGTAATAGAGTTGGCGTCTACCTTTTGTATATTCTCTAGTTAACTTACCAGGAGAAAATATTAATCCACCATATGTGCGAAAAAACTTGGAATCTAATGAAAATAAATTAGAAAAAAAATCTCCTACTAGTTCTTTAAAAGAAAGTGGTTTGGTAATCTTTTTTTGTCCACAAACACTGCAAAAATTAGAGCCTTCATCAACTAAGCAATGGCAACTTTGGCATAAGTGTTTGGTTGGTTTCATTGGATACGGTTATTAGAATGGAGTAGTAGCGTAGCTAACTGTAGAATTAATACATTGCATTTAACTCGAATATACTCAAACTAATTTTTATTTAGTAAACTTCTAACAATTAAGTAATCGTTCATAAAAATTTATAGGCAAAATAGAATTCTTTTTGCACTGTTCTTCATCAAAAAATCTCGTTTTAGCCCACTAAAACTTCAATTTTTTTCTTTGAACAGCACTAAAAACAATTACATTTTTAACTATACTTTTTTCTGTCCACTTACTTAAATACTTCTATCTTTGTATAGAAAAAACATGGATGGTCTCAAAATACGAGACCGCTACGCCAGACAATTTGCAACACTATTCATATAGTCGGTGTCTATTTACAATACTTCATGGATTTTTTATCTTTTTGGTAACTAAGCTTGCCGAGTAGGCTTGTGCTAGTAGCACAAAAGCCCAAGCTCGTGACCAGAGGGAACTAGCCTTGCGCTCTCATGAGCGAACCGAGCATAGCGAGCTCACGACCGAAGGGAGTAACAAAGCGAATAATAATCAACGGAGTATTATTTATTATCATCAAGATAAATCTGTCAATGTACCGAATACTCATTATCTTATTATTTATAGTCAATAGAACAAATGTACAAGCTCAAAATGTTGTAGAGCCTTACGCATTTTCTTGCCATTCAGGGTTTTATCAGTTGGTTGATAATCAGTTGCATATTTTGTCCGTAAATGCGAAAGGAGAAATACTTTGGGTACCCATACTCCCTCGATTTGAACGCTCTCTAAGTGCATTAGCGTACTGTACAGACGATGGCTTGCTGTATAGTTTTGATACCACCACACATGAATTACTTCGCATTTATCAATCTGGCGCTATACAGCCTTTATGGGTTCCTATTGATGAAAGAAATGGCAATCCATTATCTGTTCAATTAACTAAAGGTGCATTGATTGAGGGGATTTTTTGTGCCTATGCTCCTCAAGAAGATAGTTTGTATTGGGTGGATATACAGACAGGACGATTTACCAAAAGTAGAAATCCGATGAGAGGGGCTTTGACAAATTTATCTTATCATCCAATTAAAAAGGTTTTATATAGTATTGGTGTAAAGTCCAGAATACAATATTTGGATTTATACACCAAAGAAGTGGTTATTGGAAAACAAGTCTATGACTTACCAACAGGACATACAAGGGAGCAAGCCAATACATGGATGACGAAGGATGGACGTATGTTTATGACACGCAAAGGGGGAAGCTATTTTGTGGAAATTAATGAAAAAGAAAATGTATTTTATCATTATAATAACCCTTTGGATAAAACGATAGGAGATGGGACTAGTTGCCCAAATGCTTCTCCGCCTGTTTTTATACAATCAGATGTTTTGGAATTGCAATTAGACATTCCTAAGCTGGATCGAGTGATGTTGCGTTGGATTGGTGTACATGAATATAGCAACGAAGACTATGTTATAGAGCACAGTACAGATCATCAACAGTGGTCTAAAGCGAGTGAAAAGCCTAGTATAGGAATCAATAATTTTCAAAACCCTTATGGTGCTCGGTTGGTTTTTGATCAAGAGAAGGACAATTATTATCGTCTAAAAAAAGAGTATCAAGATGGGAATCGGTTGGCTTATAGCCCCACTGTATTTATTGCCAAGCAGCCGACAGAGCATAGAGTGGTATTGTCTCCTCAATTAGTATTAGATCAAATTAACTTAGCACTATACATACGTGCCGATAGAGGGGAAGTGTTGGAAGTTGTTATCAAAAATTCATTGAATCAAGTAGTTGTTAGAAGAACTTATCAGATGTACACTACGGAAGCGACTTTTGATTTGACAGTAGAAGAATTGCCGACAGGATTGTATTGGGTACAGATTAGTAGTAAAAACCATCAACAGCAGGAGTGGATTTGGGTTGATTAGAATGAAAAAATGCCTAAAACTTTGGACTAGAATCCTTTTCCAAGCTTAGGCAAATATTTTTATTATTTGGTTCTAACTCTTTGGTAGCACCTAAATAAGGACTGGCTAAAAAGGAATGTAGGACATGGCTCCTAAGACAACTCCTGTAACTTTTCCAATTAAACCAATAATGGTATTACCTTGGATAAATTCTTTGGTTTGATCCTTTAATTGATTTTTCATTTGTTCGTTGAGCATTTTCATAGGATCTTGTCCTAATGGCTCTGTTGTTAAGTTGTCTTCTATTTCTGGGTTAATAATAATAGTCGTTTCTTGTCCTTCCGAGTCGGTAGTGGTAATTCTATTGTCAACATTGACTTTCGCAGGATTATTAATGCGTTTGATGCCAAACCAAATGAAGGTGAAAATTAAAATTCCAGGTAGAAATAAATCTAGTTTCAAATCCATTCCATTAAAGAAAACAACCCCCATCCACAAAGCTGCAAATCCATGAAATATAGCTGTTGTAAAGCCAATAGGATGTGCCAGTTTGATCGAAAACTGTAACAAGTTGACAGGAGACTTATTGCCCGTAAAACCCCAGTAAATTCTGGAAAAGAGCATAATTAAAAGCATTCTCAAAAAGAAAGCAACTAAAGGTATTATGGTAAAAGCCATAAATAGTGTTAATAGATAACCAATGGCGGAATAAAACATGATTTTAGATATTGTTATGAGAAATAGCCCTAAAGGTATAAAATTAATTCAATTGTTTTGATAATGTTTATTAGAACAATAAAACAAGGCAAAAGTTTCCGAATTATATCTATTAGTCAAATCTTTGAAAATAAGAACTTTAGAATAGTTTAGGGAAAAGGTCTTTTAGTTGTAAAAAAAAACGTACCTTTGCGGTCAATTTAAGCATGTTCTTAATGCGCTTTTGCTTTATGGTTTTTTTGAGTACGGGGGAATTAAGCGGCTATATTTAATTTTTAGTACTTCGTAGCTTTATTGCTCTGCTATCACAGCAACAAAAAAGCATCTTTGTGTCAATTTTCTTTACGAAGTATTGTATTTTTACACGTTGAAACAGAAAAAATGTCAACATTTGAGGATTTGGGGTTAACCCCCAATGTATTAAAAGCTCTAGATGATTTAGGATTTGAAAATCCAACAAAAGTACAAGAGCAAGCTATTCCCTTTGTCTTAGAGTCTGACCAAGATTTGGTTGCTTTGGCTCAAACAGGGACAGGCAAAACCGCCGCATTTAGCCTACCCATTATTCATAAATTAGATAAAAAATCCAGAACCATTCAGGCTTTGGTATTGTGTCCTACGCGTGAGTTGTGTATCCAAATAGCCAAAGATATTGCCGATTATACAAAATATGAAAGAGGGATTGAGACTGTTTCTGTTTATGGAGGAGCGCCAATAGATGGGCAAATTCGTCAATTGAGAAAAGGTTGTCATATTGTTGTAGGCACACCTGGGCGTGTTCGAGATCTTATTGAACGTCGCAAATTAGATATTAGTGGTATCAATTTCTTGGTGTTGGATGAAGCCGATGAAATGTTGACAATGGGTTTCAAAGATGAGTTGGATGCTATTTTGGCTTCTACTCCCGAAGACAAGCAAGGGCTATTATTCTCAGCAACCATGCCTAGAGAAATTGATGCAATTGCAGAAAATTACATGCGTAATCCCGAAAAAATTGAGGTAAGTTCAAGAAACTCTGCCAATTTAGACGTTAAACATGTTTACTGCGTTGCTCGTTCTTCGGATCGTTATCGTGCGTTAAAACGCATCGCAGATATTTCTCCTGAAATGTATGGAATCGTTTTTTGTCGTACTCGTGCAGAAACCAAAGAGGTGGCAGATTGGTTGATGGCGGATGGTTATTCAGCAGATGCGCTACATGGGGACTTGTCACAAGCTCAGCGTGATTATGTAATGGGGCGTTTCCGCAAGAAAAATATTCAATTATTGGTAGCAACTGATGTTGCTGCTCGTGGTATTGATGTGAACAACTTGACGCATGTTTTGCATTACAAAATCCCAGATCAACTTGAGAATTATATTCACAGAAGTGGTCGTACAGGACGTGCTGGAAACAAAGGAACTTCTATTGCTTTGCTAACAGCCAAAGAAACGCATAAGATTCGTATCTTAGAAAAGAAAATTGGTCAAAAATTTGAACGTCGATTGATACCCACGGGAGAGCAAGTTTGCGAAAAACGTATGTACACGACGATTAATAAGATTGCAACTACTGAAGTTGACCCTAGTATTGAGAAGTTTTTGCCAACAGTATACGAACAACTTTCAAACTTCTCAAAAGAAGAAATTCTTCAAAAATTTGTTACTCTAGAGTTTGAGCGTTTCTTGAGTTACTACAAAAATGCACCAGATCTAAACATAACACCAGGAAAAGAAGGTAGACGTTCGCGTGAAGATCGTAGAAGACGTGACCGTGGTGACAACTCTAGTTTTGCTCGTTTTTATGTCAATGTTGGGTCGAAACACAAAATGACTGCTCCTAGAATGATTGGGCTGATCAATGACAGTTTAAGAGTAAAAGGTGTTGAAATTGGAAAAATCGAAATCATGAAAGGGTTTTCCTTTTTTGAAATTGATAAGGCATACGAAGATAAGATGTTGGCTAGTTCTAGCAAAAATAAGATAGCTGGTGTTGACGTATTGATTGAGCGTACATCAGACCGAAGAGAGGGAAGAAGAGATGGTAGCAGTAGAGGTCGTTCTGGTGGCGGCGGAAAATTTAAGAGAAATAAAGAAGGGAAATCAAGAGATGGGGGAAGAAGTGGCAAACGTGGGAAGTCTTTTAAATCAAAGAAAAAACGTTATTAGATATTTGAAGAATAATTTTTTTCAATAGTTCGTTGAAACCACGCAGTAGCAGCGCAGCTAAACTTTATTAGTTTGATAATTAGCAAATTGTGCTTTTGTTGCGTTTTGTGTTAAAGTTTTGGTTATCAAACTAATATAAATGTGCTTTTTTATCTTTTTGGTAAAAAAGTAAAAAACTAAGCTTGCGCCCTCATGAGCGTAGCGAACTAATCAACGAACTACTATTTTTTAACAACTTCTAAAAAGTCTAAAGAAACGATTCTATAAAAAATAGAAAAATGCCTCTACTTCTCAGAAAGAATAGAGGCATTTTTAGTATTAAATTTTATATAGTAGCAAAGCTAACTATTGAGTATTAAGGTGCTTTTTTGACAATACGCTCCGTTGCCATAATTTCGCCTGTACTATTTTGAACTTTGATTAAATAAGTTCCCGCAGGATAAGCTTCTAAGTCAATTCTTTTAGTGTTAATACCAGGAGTAGTTTGATAAAACGTTTCTGATACTGTTTTTCCAAGCACATCAATAATAGAGATATGAAGTGTTTCTTCTTTAGTGGAACTAAATTGGTAACTGACAACGCCCAATGTTGGATTAGGGAAAAATACCTGAGTTCCCTTTAGACCATTGACATTGATCGCAATGATTTTTGAATAGGTATAGGTGCCATCAAAATCTACTTGGCGCAAACGGTAATAATTGGTTCCCAACATAGGAGCCGTATCCTCAAATAAGTAAGTTAATTTTTCCGTGCTATTTCCAGCACCACTAACTACACCAATTGTTGTAAACCCATTTTGTGGGTCTATACTACGTTCAATCTCAAAACGTTCGTTGTTAAGCTCCGTTTCTGTAACCCATTGCAATACATTCACAGCATGATCGTTCCAACCTTTAAAATTGGCAAACTCTACTGGTAAGTCTGTATCAGGAGATAGAGCGATTCCTCCTGCACCACCAGAGAAACTGGTGATACCTGTAATTTCTGAATAGTTGATTCCTCCAATGGTGCCTGTTGTTGCCGATAATTTGGTTGGTTGATCAAATAGAGGAGGAAGATAAGTTGTTCCTTCATTTTTAAACCAATAGAAACCATTTGGGTTAGGATATTTGTAGGTATAATTACAAGCTGTATTCGCTGCAATATGGTTGGCAGCAGCTGTCTCTAAATCTGTTTTTTCACTAGCAGGGAAGTAGTAACGAACATTGTAAGGAGGATTTAAGGTTCCCAAGAAGTTTACATTCCAACTGCGAGGCAATTCAAAAAATTCTTCACCAGGACTCAAGCCATTGATACAAAGACCCGCAGCTCCAACAGTAGTTTGATAATAGCTACCATTATTGGTAATTGTTACAACAGGAGCTACAGTTGCCCCTGTCAAATCGCCTTCTATTGAAAAAATAATGTTATCATTTAAATCATAAAAATGGTTCCATCCTGCATTGTCTGTACAATAACCTACAGAAGTAGTGCCACCAATGGGAGTGTAGACAAAGTCTTTTACCGTTACTAATTCGGTATCATCGTTGGTTGTATTGCAAGTGCCTTCTCTACGAGCATAGTAAGTTGTCGAACTATTAGGAGTAACGCTAATTGAATTTCCAACACCTAGCGCTGTTCCCGTTCCATTAGGACCAGTATACCAAACGATATTAGATCCAGTTCCTGCCGCACCTCCACTGGCTGTTAAGGCGATGGTAGAGTTAGGGCAAACTTTGCCCGAAACACTAGCAATGGTAGGAGCAGTAGAATTGGTATTTACAACAACGGTTGTTGGACTACCTAATCCCGTCGTTCGCACACATCCATTGTTATCAGTAATAGAGCTTAATGTATAGGTAGTTGTACTTCCTGGAGTAACAGGAATGTTGGTGCCAGCAGCAATATTGTTTAATGTATTACCATTATAAACAATATCCCAAGGTCCTGCCCCCGCAGTAGGGTTGAATGTAATTGTACTCGAATTGCCTTGACAAATTGGTGCACCACTTGACAAGTTTCCATTAGGCAATGGATTTACCGTAACTGTAACCGTATTGGTATAACTTACCAGTCCGCAACCATCCAAAAGTCGTCTTCTATAATAACGAGTTTGTGTTAACCCAGCAGGAGGGTCGTAGGCTAGTCCCGTTGCTCCCCCTATATTTGTCCATGTGCTATTGTTATTACTATATTGCCATTGATAATTAAGGGTAGTCGTATAAGCTTGCCCCGCAGTTGCAGAAGGGAAATTGCTAGGGTTTCCTCCAGAACAAATGCTTTGGTTTCCTGTGATGCTGCCTGGGTTATTATTGGTGGCGTCAATAAAACGGATTTCATCCACATAACCTCTATCTTCCCCTGAAGAAACAGAGCCATCTTTGTCATAACGCCATTCTACGGTATTATTTCCAAAATCTAAATTTATGGTTCTAGTTGCCCAACCGACAGTCCCTGAAATTCGGTCTCTACGTACCCCATTGACATAAATTTCTAAATAGTCATAATTGGCTTCTGAAGATACTCTCCATCTAAAAACGACTTGACTTTTGCAAGAAACAGTGGTCGAAAAGCTAGAAGTTTGGTTGTGTGTAATTGTTCCAGAAGTGGCACAATCGCCACCAACACTTGACCAAGCACCTCTAGAACCCCAGAAAGGTCTTGAGCCACTAGTTGTGAATGTTTCCGCTGTGTTTTCAACAGCATTAGGAATACTTGTTGTAGCATAGCGATAACGATAAAATGTATTCATATTGTAATCGCCTGTACCACAAGTCCTATTTGTGTTGGTCCATTGATATTCTAATGGGGTGGTAAAATTATAAGTACAAGTTTGGTTGGCTCGACAGTCATCATCATTGAAGAAACTTGTGTTAAAATCACAACGATCGCCGATGTCGTCTTCCCAAGAATCAATTCTTGTTCTAATTTGAGTAGCGGTGACATTGTATCGATTTCTAGTAGCCCATGAACCCGTGTGTGTCACAGCGCCGTTGTGATCTCTTGTAACACAACCAGAGTAAGTTTCGGCTGTATTTACGTTGTCACTAATCCATCCTTTCCAAGTGTGTTCTTCGTTGCCAGCCTCTCCGCCACAGTTGCTACCGTAGAATTGTGTAATTCGAGATTCATAATCAATGTTTTGAGCTAGCAGGAGAGAAGCACTAGCCATTAACATAACTATTGTAAATAGTGGTTTCATAAGTAAATTTGTGTAATAATTGTATAAGGGATATTAAAAAAATAAAATTAAGCAAGTTTAAAAATACGTTATTAATACCTAATAAACAATACTTTAACTTTAGTAAGGGAAATAAACTTGAAATTATATGATTTTTTGACACAAAAGAGTGAACATTATTAGGGAATTAATCCCTAGCAGGAGATAGAACAATAAAAAAAGCTCATCTCGAATGAGATAAGCTTTTTCATTTGATATTTATATCAAATTTCTAATACCATTACTCCGTTGCAAAATCGTATTAGTTTAGCTTCGCTGCTACTACGTGGTACTTTGTGAGCGCTACGCTTTTAGTTAGCTTTGCTGCTACTACGTGGTATTGCAGGAGTGCTTCGCAGTTGATTATTAGTAAGATGTGTTTTTGTTAGTTTTTATAATAAAGTGCTGGTAGTCAAACTGATGTAAGATGTTCTTTTTATGTTTTTACTTCGTGAGTCTGTGGGTTCGTAGAAAAACTAAAAAACTAAGCTTGCCGAGTAGGCTTGTGCTAGTAGCACAAAAGCCCAAGCTCATGACCAGAGGGAACTAGCCTTGCGCTCTCATGAGCGTGGCGAATAATAATCAATGGAATATTATAATATAAAATATTTTTTTTAATAAAGGGCTTGTGACGGACGAATTACTCTACGTGTTTTACAATTTTTTCTGTTGCAATTACCTTGCCTTGATTGTTTTGAATTTTGACAATATAAGTGCCAGAAGTATAATCGCTCAAGTCAATCGAAGTCGTGTTAATACCTAGTGTGATTTGATAATTTGTTTGATACAATGTTTTTCCTAGAATGTCCATAATTGTAATGGATAACATTTCTTCTTGGCTGGCATCTAATTGATAATTAACTATAGCTGATGTTGGGTTAGGGAAAAACATTTGTTTGCCTTTTGTACCTTCAACCTCAATAGCGATAATATTAGAATAGGTATAAGTACCATCAAAGTCTATTTGTCGTAATCGGTAATAATTAACCCCTAACATAGGATTTTGATCTTCAAATAAGTAGCTAAGAGGTTGGTTGCTTGTTCCTGCTCCATCAACCGTAGCAATTTTTACAAATCCTTCTTGTGGATTGATGCTGCGCTCAATTTCAAAACGGTCATTGTTTAGCTCTGTTTCTGTCATCCATTGTAAAACATTAGAAGTTTTCTCGTTCCAACCTTTAAAGGTTGTTAATTCAACAGGCAAACCTGGATCTGGCGTTAACGCAACAGCACCTGATCCTCCAGAGAAGCTTGTAATACCTGTTATTTGTGAATAATTAATGCCATTGACACTACCATTGTTGCCTGATAGTTTTGTCGGCTCATCAAATTGAGGGGCATTGTAAGTAGAACCAATATTTTTGAACCAATAAAAGCCATTGGGATAAGAATACTTGTAGGTATAATTACAATCTGAATTTATTGCCATATGATTGATTGCAGCATTCTCTACGTCTGTTTTTTCGTTGAGAGGAAAATAATAGCGTACCTCGTAAGGAGGATTTAATGTTCCTGAAAACTCAACATTCCAACTACGAGGCAATTCAAAAAATTCTTCTCCTGGTGTCCAACCATTGGCACAAGAACCAACAGCACCAACTGTCGTTTGATAGTAACTGCCATTGTTGTTAATGGCAATAGTAGGCGTTGACGTTGCTCCAGATAAGTCGCCACTGACAGAGAAAATAATGTCGTCATTCGCATCAAAGAAGTGATGCCAGCCATTATTATCCGTACAATAATCGACAGATTGTGTTAAGCCTACAGGAGTATAGATATAGTTTTTTACATCAACAACTTCTGAATCGTCATTTGTTGTGTTGCATGTTCCTTCACGACGAGCGTAGTAAGTAGTTGTACTAGTTGGAACAATATTAATAGTGTTACCCGTTCCGATATGACTGCCTGTCCCATTGGGACCTGTGTACCATTGGATGTTAGAGCCTGTACCTTCGGTTCCTCCATTCGCAGACAAGGTCATGGTTGTGTTGGGGCATTGTTTGCCAGAAACGGGGGTAATGGTTGGATCGGTTGAATTTGTATTAACAATAACTTTGGCATTGGAACCAAAACCAATTGTCCTAACGCAACCATTGTCATCCGTAATAGAACTTAGACTATAAGTAGTTGTACTGGCTGGAGCAACGTTAATATTTGTTCCAGAAGAAATATTATTTAAGCTAACTCCATTGTAAACAATATCCCAAGGTCCTGTACCAGCATAAGCATCAAAAACAACGTTAGCAGAACCTCCAGGGCAGATAGCAGGCGGGCTTAACAAATCGGCATTGGGCAGAGGATTGACAGTAACCGTTACCGTATTAGAGTAAGCTGTGTTTCCACATCCATCTTGCAAACGTCTTCTATAATAACGAGTTTGAATCAAGCCACTAGGTGGATCGTAACTCAATCCATTAGAGCTACCTATATTAATCCAATTAGAATTATCGTTGCTAAATTGCCACTGATAGATTGGGGTATTGGAATAGATTTCTCCTGGATTAGTAGAAGCCAAATTACTAGGGTCTCCTTCAGAACAAATAGTTTGATTACCAGAGATACTACCTGGATTAATGGTGTTGGCATTGACAAACGCTACTTGATCAATATAGCCTCTATCTTCGCCGACAGAAATAGCTCCATTTTTAGCATATCTCCATTCTATTGTATTATCTCCAAAATCTAAATTAATTGTTTTTGTTGTCCATCCTTGTATACCCGATATTCTATCTCTGCGAACACCATTGATGTAGACTTCTAACCAGTCAGCACCTAATTCAGAGGAAACTCTCCATTGAAACGTAATTTGACTTTTACAACTAACCGTTGTCATTAAACTAGATGTCTGATTGTCAGAGATAGTACCAGAAGTAGCACAGTCGTTACCTACATTAGACCAATTGCCTCGTGAGCCCCAAAAAGGACGATTTCCTCCTGTAGTGTATAATTCCGAATTTTCAACAGCATCAGAAAGAGCAACCGTAGCATAACGATAACGATAGAATGTATTCATGTTATAATCACTTGTTCCACAAGTCTGGTCGAAGTTGGTCCATTGATACTCAAGAGGATTAGTGAAATTATATACACAAGTTTGATTGGCTCGGCAATCATCACCATTTCCACTTACATCAAAATCACAACGAGCACCAGCATCGTCTTCCCAAGCGTCAATACGAGTTCGAATTTGTGTAGCAGTAACGTTATATTGGTTGCGAATAGCGTAACTGCCTGTACGGGCGCAATCACCATTTCTGTCACATTGAATACATCCAGAGCTAGTTTCGGCAGTATTAACATCATCCGAAATGTAGCCATGC
It includes:
- a CDS encoding T9SS type A sorting domain-containing protein; the protein is MKPLFTIVMLMASASLLLAQNIDYESRITQFYGSNCGGEAGNEEHTWKGWISDNVNTAETYSGCVTRDHNGAVTHTGSWATRNRYNVTATQIRTRIDSWEDDIGDRCDFNTSFFNDDDCRANQTCTYNFTTPLEYQWTNTNRTCGTGDYNMNTFYRYRYATTSIPNAVENTAETFTTSGSRPFWGSRGAWSSVGGDCATSGTITHNQTSSFSTTVSCKSQVVFRWRVSSEANYDYLEIYVNGVRRDRISGTVGWATRTINLDFGNNTVEWRYDKDGSVSSGEDRGYVDEIRFIDATNNNPGSITGNQSICSGGNPSNFPSATAGQAYTTTLNYQWQYSNNNSTWTNIGGATGLAYDPPAGLTQTRYYRRRLLDGCGLVSYTNTVTVTVNPLPNGNLSSGAPICQGNSSTITFNPTAGAGPWDIVYNGNTLNNIAAGTNIPVTPGSTTTYTLSSITDNNGCVRTTGLGSPTTVVVNTNSTAPTIASVSGKVCPNSTIALTASGGAAGTGSNIVWYTGPNGTGTALGVGNSISVTPNSSTTYYARREGTCNTTNDDTELVTVKDFVYTPIGGTTSVGYCTDNAGWNHFYDLNDNIIFSIEGDLTGATVAPVVTITNNGSYYQTTVGAAGLCINGLSPGEEFFELPRSWNVNFLGTLNPPYNVRYYFPASEKTDLETAAANHIAANTACNYTYKYPNPNGFYWFKNEGTTYLPPLFDQPTKLSATTGTIGGINYSEITGITSFSGGAGGIALSPDTDLPVEFANFKGWNDHAVNVLQWVTETELNNERFEIERSIDPQNGFTTIGVVSGAGNSTEKLTYLFEDTAPMLGTNYYRLRQVDFDGTYTYSKIIAINVNGLKGTQVFFPNPTLGVVSYQFSSTKEETLHISIIDVLGKTVSETFYQTTPGINTKRIDLEAYPAGTYLIKVQNSTGEIMATERIVKKAP
- a CDS encoding DEAD/DEAH box helicase, producing MSTFEDLGLTPNVLKALDDLGFENPTKVQEQAIPFVLESDQDLVALAQTGTGKTAAFSLPIIHKLDKKSRTIQALVLCPTRELCIQIAKDIADYTKYERGIETVSVYGGAPIDGQIRQLRKGCHIVVGTPGRVRDLIERRKLDISGINFLVLDEADEMLTMGFKDELDAILASTPEDKQGLLFSATMPREIDAIAENYMRNPEKIEVSSRNSANLDVKHVYCVARSSDRYRALKRIADISPEMYGIVFCRTRAETKEVADWLMADGYSADALHGDLSQAQRDYVMGRFRKKNIQLLVATDVAARGIDVNNLTHVLHYKIPDQLENYIHRSGRTGRAGNKGTSIALLTAKETHKIRILEKKIGQKFERRLIPTGEQVCEKRMYTTINKIATTEVDPSIEKFLPTVYEQLSNFSKEEILQKFVTLEFERFLSYYKNAPDLNITPGKEGRRSREDRRRRDRGDNSSFARFYVNVGSKHKMTAPRMIGLINDSLRVKGVEIGKIEIMKGFSFFEIDKAYEDKMLASSSKNKIAGVDVLIERTSDRREGRRDGSSRGRSGGGGKFKRNKEGKSRDGGRSGKRGKSFKSKKKRY
- a CDS encoding DUF3667 domain-containing protein, whose product is MKPTKHLCQSCHCLVDEGSNFCSVCGQKKITKPLSFKELVGDFFSNLFSLDSKFFRTYGGLIFSPGKLTREYTKGRRQLYYTPIRLFLFGLTIAFILLNFVLADLQKFGQDMDKNVQIELYKDSLRTQFFLAFPDSTDHQMIDSLLDQNNILKGLGNSFLSFGSDDNILMEDLYKLDGEEIINKYNIRGFFQKQFVIQLSKAIKTPGNFQIYLLSHISWIILVSIPFIALLLKSLYIRRERTYIEHIVYALHLHTFIFMACTILFIYLLINNNHLLGPILYTLIVIGVYFILSLKNAYQQSAIKTSFKVILFLLFYPLIITIALSIFLVINFFAF
- a CDS encoding phosphatase PAP2 family protein — its product is MKKLLVVYLLLLSYWGSFGQDNSTTFSSPYRLSWAVDVPIITTAVGAGVTYLILDSQTPVLSESYINSLNRRDVWGVDQAATYNWSMPVARVSDVFLYTSFAVPFTLLADRKVRKDYLKIGLMYAETIALTGALTSLTKNIVRRPRPFVYNENVALHYKQEKDAQYAFFSGHTSMTAAMCFMTAKIFQDYNKGSKAIPWVWAAAATFPAVTGVLRQQAGKHFWTDVVTGYLVGAAIGFLIPELHRIDLFQKKKAVKPSVSF